The genomic stretch TTGGTATTCAGGTTAGACACGGCCGAAACGGCAGTCAGGCCACCGTCAAGCACCATGAGACGGGCCGCGGCCCTGATGGACTCCTCATTGGCCTTGTTTACGGCAGTGTCGGATTGGTCCGACACCTTCATGTAATTGGGTACCACGATGGCCGCCAATCCGGTGATGATCAGGATCACCAGCAGCAGTTCTATCAACGTAAAACCTTTTTCCCTGCGAGTTCTCATCTTGCATCCTCCTTTTTTTCGGTTCCAGGGGCCGGTCCAACACCCCCGTTTGCCCTTTGGCCCTGTATACTTCATGGATCTGTACGGATGGACATCCGCAATTCCAGGACCAGAGGCGGTTTTTTTAACGTCCGATAAATCGCTCTTTATTCTCTGCCGTCGATCCCCTCCTTTCCTTTTGATGTATAATTATTTCGCTAAAAGCGGCAAAAAAGATCACCTCAGTGCATGTACTTGACGATATTGAACAGCGGCAGCAGCGTGGCGCCCGCCACGAAGGCCACCACCGCGGCCATAACGATAATCATGAACGGCTCGAGCAGGGTTGTGAGATGTTTGATGGTCATTTCCACATCGAGATCGTAGTAGCCGGCCAGTCTGAAAAGCATCTGTCCCAGGCGTCCCGTTTCCTCGCCCACAGCGATCATGCGGTGGAGGAGTGGAGGGAAGACACGCTGCAGTTCCAGGACAGGGGCGATGCTCTCCCCCTCCCTGACGCTGTCCCGGGTAATCTGCAACGCTCTTTCCAGACGAACGCTTTTCAAGGTCTTCTCGCAGATCTCGAAGGCGAAGAGGATATCCACTCCGCTGTCAATGAGGGTTCCCATATTCCGGGAAAAACGGGCCGAGAGGTTCTTCATCCTCAAAGGTCCGAAAACCGGGATACGAAACAGAAACCCGTCCCAGGCCCAGCGTCCCCTGTCGGTCCTCAGGAGGAGCCTGAATATTACAATGGCCAGGATGATGATGCCGAGAATAAGCCACCCCTGGTGCCTGACCACCGAACTGGCCGACATAAGCATCCTGGTCGGCAGGGGCAAAGGCGCGTTCATCCTCTTGAAAATCGAGGCGAAGCGCGGCATCACGACCACAAGGCTGAAGATCACCACCCCCAGAGCCAGGACAGAAAGTACGATGGGGTAGGCCATAGCGTTTTTTACCCGCGCCCGGACCTCGGCGGACCTTTCTCCATACTCGGCCAGCCTCTCGAGCACCTCCGACAGGTTGCCGCTGCTCTCCCCTACACGGATCATGTTGATGGCAACCTCATCGAATACACCGGGATGCCTGGCTATGGAGTCAGACAGGGTTTCACCACCCTCAACTCCCATTCGGACGGACTCGACGACCTGCCTGAAACGACGGTTCCCGGTCCCCTCCGCAAGAGTGTTGAGGCTGTAAATGAGGGGCAGGCCGGCGTCATTCATCGTTGCCATCTGTCGATAGAAAACCACCACCTCGGCGATGGGAACCTTCCTCCCGCGCCGTTTCAGAAATCCCCGGTGTCCGCTCACCGGCGAGATAGCCACGGGATGATAGCCCATGTCGCTGATCCTCGCCGCCACGGCCGTCTCGGAGGACGACTCCAGCGTCCCCTGGATGAGTTTCCCCCCATCATCCCTTGCGCGATACCTGAAGTTTGGCAAACCCTCAGTCCTTCCTGATGACTTCTTGCGAAGTCATCATCTTTGATAGGGTCGTAAAAAGTCCTTCTATGCCTTTTTACTCAACGGAAAGCGAAAAATGTCATTTCCACTTTCCTCACAAATCTTCGATTTGAGCGCCCCTAAGTGGGCGCTTTGATGACTTCTTGCGAAGTCATCAAAGTTCAACATCCTGTGTAACCCGGAAGACCTCCTCCAGGCTGGTCTCTCCCTTGGCGGCCTTGGCGATCCCATCCTCCCTCATGGAGACGAACCCTTCTTTTCTCAACTCGGCCGACAGGGCCTCATGGGAGATCTCACGGGCGACAAGATCCCTGATCCGCCGATTGATTTTGAAGATCTCGGCGATCCCCGTCCTGCCGTGGTACCCCGTCTCCCTGCACTCGTCGCATCCATGGCCCTGAAAAAAGGTCTCCCCGACCCACTCCCCCCACAGAAGGGATCGGACATCGGGGGAAAGGGAGACCTCCGTCCTGCATTGCGGGCAGATCCTCCGAACGAGACGCTGCCCAAGGAACCCCAGCACCGATGCACGGATCAGATACGGCTCTACCCCGAGTTCGAGCAGCCGCGGAATTCCCCCGGCCGCGTCGTTCGTGTGGAGGGTGGAAAAAACGAGATGTCCCGTCAAAGCCGCGTGGACGGCGATGTTCGCGGTCTCGGCATCGCGGATTTCCCCCACCATAATTACGTCCGGGTCCTGTCTGAGAACGTTTCGGAGCACCGATGAAAACCCCAATCCGATATTGGGAGCGACCTGTACCTGATTGAGCCCGGCGATCTCGTACTCCACCGGGTCCTCCACGGTGACGATATTTCGTCCGATGACGTTTATCTCGTTGAGGGCCGCATAGAGGGTGGTCGTCTTTCCGCTCCCGGTGGGACCGGTCAGGAGAATGATGCCGTAGGGCCTGTGGATGAGATCACGGATGATGACCTGATGTTCCTCCCCAAATCCCAGTTCCGACAGATCGAGGACGTCCGATGCTCGATCGAGGATCCGCAGAACGACTTTTTCCCCGTAGACAGTGGGGAGGGTCGACGCCCTCACATCGACATCATGCGTCCCCTCGGTCCACCTGAAGCGTCCATCCTGCGGAATGCGTTTTTCGGCTATATCCATACCGGAAACGATCTTGATGCGGGATGTCAGGGCAAGTTTCAGGTGGGACGGCACCTTGGCGGCCTCTTCCAGTATCCCATCGATCCTGACCCTGATCCTGACCTCCTTTTCCTGGGGTTCAATGTGGATGTCACTGGCGCGTTGACCGATGGCCTGGCCAAGGAGCGCGTTAACCAGACGGACAACCGGTGTCTCCCTGGCAAGCCTCATCAGCCGATCCGGAGATTCCTCCCCCTCCCCCAGGGTGACCGAATCAGCTATGGCATCGGCAAGAGCAGACCCCAGGAGAGACCCGCGGCCATAGAGATCGCCGATCCACTCGCCAATCTCGGACTCGGAAGCGATCACCTTCCGGAGGGAGCGGCCCGTAACACCACGCAGCGCATCTGTGGCAAAAACATTGAGGGGGTCCGCCATGACCACCACCAGGGTATCCCCATCCAGCCTGTAGGGGAGGATGCTGTATCTCCTCGCCAGCGTCTCGGGGAGCAGGTCAACCAGGTCCCCATCGGGCGGGGCTTCCTTGAGGCTGACCATCTCAATCTTGAGTTGGTTGGACAGAGCGCGGGTGA from Deltaproteobacteria bacterium encodes the following:
- a CDS encoding type II secretion system F family protein, coding for MPNFRYRARDDGGKLIQGTLESSSETAVAARISDMGYHPVAISPVSGHRGFLKRRGRKVPIAEVVVFYRQMATMNDAGLPLIYSLNTLAEGTGNRRFRQVVESVRMGVEGGETLSDSIARHPGVFDEVAINMIRVGESSGNLSEVLERLAEYGERSAEVRARVKNAMAYPIVLSVLALGVVIFSLVVVMPRFASIFKRMNAPLPLPTRMLMSASSVVRHQGWLILGIIILAIVIFRLLLRTDRGRWAWDGFLFRIPVFGPLRMKNLSARFSRNMGTLIDSGVDILFAFEICEKTLKSVRLERALQITRDSVREGESIAPVLELQRVFPPLLHRMIAVGEETGRLGQMLFRLAGYYDLDVEMTIKHLTTLLEPFMIIVMAAVVAFVAGATLLPLFNIVKYMH
- a CDS encoding prepilin-type N-terminal cleavage/methylation domain-containing protein, whose product is MRTRREKGFTLIELLLVILIITGLAAIVVPNYMKVSDQSDTAVNKANEESIRAAARLMVLDGGLTAVSAVSNLNTNSGAINFASHTAVYVHGPYLESIPITSAAGTAYLVSLNSSTGAIGISPVH
- the cpaF gene encoding Flp pilus assembly complex ATPase component, which translates into the protein MTGKGRKRLGEVLVDAGLINQDQLTDALSESARSGIRVGKVLVDRGVISETDLTRALSNQLKIEMVSLKEAPPDGDLVDLLPETLARRYSILPYRLDGDTLVVVMADPLNVFATDALRGVTGRSLRKVIASESEIGEWIGDLYGRGSLLGSALADAIADSVTLGEGEESPDRLMRLARETPVVRLVNALLGQAIGQRASDIHIEPQEKEVRIRVRIDGILEEAAKVPSHLKLALTSRIKIVSGMDIAEKRIPQDGRFRWTEGTHDVDVRASTLPTVYGEKVVLRILDRASDVLDLSELGFGEEHQVIIRDLIHRPYGIILLTGPTGSGKTTTLYAALNEINVIGRNIVTVEDPVEYEIAGLNQVQVAPNIGLGFSSVLRNVLRQDPDVIMVGEIRDAETANIAVHAALTGHLVFSTLHTNDAAGGIPRLLELGVEPYLIRASVLGFLGQRLVRRICPQCRTEVSLSPDVRSLLWGEWVGETFFQGHGCDECRETGYHGRTGIAEIFKINRRIRDLVAREISHEALSAELRKEGFVSMREDGIAKAAKGETSLEEVFRVTQDVEL